The genomic segment CCAAGGCATCGGCACAGGCGAGCGGATCATCCGCACGACCGAGCGCCCGGCGCACGTCGCCAAAAACCGCCTCGGCCTGCCCGACCAATTCCCGTTGGACTGGCGCACCTATGGAGCGTTCGCCAAGGGCGACGAGCAGGCGGCGCTGGCGGCAATCCGCGAATACTGGCCCGACTACGGCAAGTCGGAAGAGCAAGAGCAACCCGCTGAACAAGGAGCGTAAACGTCATGTCCAACTTGAACGGATTCAATGCAAACGAAGTGGAACCCGCCGTTGGGTTCGATCCAATCCCCGCCGCAAAATACCTGGCGGTCATCACCGAAAGCGAGATGAAGCCGACCAAGTCGGGCGTGGGCAAGTTCCTGCAGCTCACGTTTCAGATCCTCGAGGGCGAATTCAAGGGCCGCCTGGTCTGGGCCCGGCTCAATCTCGACAACCCCAATGCGACGACGGTCAAGATCGCGCGCGGGGAGCTGTCGGCGATCTGCCGCGCCGTCGGCGTCATGGCCCCGAAGGACTCCATCGAGCTGCACAACCTACCGCTGGTGATCACCGTCGCGCACAAGAAGCGGCAGGACACAAGCGA from the Planctomycetia bacterium genome contains:
- a CDS encoding DUF669 domain-containing protein; the encoded protein is MSNLNGFNANEVEPAVGFDPIPAAKYLAVITESEMKPTKSGVGKFLQLTFQILEGEFKGRLVWARLNLDNPNATTVKIARGELSAICRAVGVMAPKDSIELHNLPLVITVAHKKRQDTSEITNVIKGYAKKDAAASKATGMPGNNGKAPWKK